From the genome of Procambarus clarkii isolate CNS0578487 chromosome 53, FALCON_Pclarkii_2.0, whole genome shotgun sequence:
GTTCATGGTGGGATAGATGCTGTTGAAGACGGGACGGGAGTGGGGTGGGAAGGTTGATGGTGGGTGGGAGAGAGGAGGCGCTCTTTTCCAGTGCTCTAGTGTACATCTGGAGTGCTTCAGTGTACACCTGGAGTGCTGCAGTGTACACCAGGAGTGCTCTAGTGTACACCAGGAGTGCTCTAGTGTACACCAGGAGTGCTCCAGTGTACACCTGGAGTGCTCTAGTGTACACCTGGAGTGCTCCAGTGTACACCAGGAGTGCTCCAGTGTACACCTGGAGTGCTCTAGTGTACACCAGGAGTGCTCCAGTGTACACCAGGAGTGCTCCAGTGTTCACCAGGAGTGCTCCAGTGTACACCTGGAGTGCTCTAGTGTACACCAGGAGTGCTCCAGTGTACACCAGGAgtgcaccagtgttcaccaggagTGCTCCAGTGTACACCTGGAGTGCTCTAGTGTACACCTGGAGTGCTCCAGTGTACACCAGGAGTGCTCCAGTGTACACCAGGAGTGCTCCAGTGTTCACCAGGAGTGCTCCAGTGTACACCAGGAGTGCTCTAGTGTACACCAGGAGTGCTCCAGTGTACACCTGGAGTGCTCTAGTGTACACCTGGAGTGCTCCAGTGTGCACCAGGAGTGCTCCAGTGTACACCTGGAGTGCTCTAGTGTACACCAGGAGTGCTCCAGTGTACACCTGGAGTGCTCCAGTGTACACCAGGAGTGCTCCAGTGTACACCAGGAGTGCTCCAGTGTACACCTGGAGTGCTCCTGTGCACACCAGGAGTGCTCCAGTGTACACCAGTAGTGCTGCAGTGTACACCAGGAGTGCTCCAGTGTACACCAGGAGTGCACCAGTGTACACCAGGAGTGCTCCAGTGTACACCAGGAGTGCTCCAGTGCACACCAGGAGTGCTCCAGTGTACACCTGGAGTGCTCCAGTGTACACCAGGAGTGCTCCAGTGTACACCAGGAGTGCTTCAGTGTACACCAGGAGTTCTTCAGTGTACACCAGGAGTGCTCCAGTGTACACCAGGAGTGCTTCAGTGTACACCTGGAGTGCTCCAGTGTACACCTGGAGTGCTCCAGTGTACACCTGGAGTGCTCCAGTGTACACCTGGAGTGCTCCAGTGTACACCTGGAGTGCTCCAGTGTACACCTGGAGTGCTTCAGTGTACACCTGGAGTGCTGCAGTGTACACCAGGAGTGCTCCAGTGTACACCAGGAGTGCTCTAGTGTACACCAGGAGTGCTCCAGTGAAGACCAGTAGTGCTGCAGTGTACACCAGGAGTGCTCCAGTGTACACCAGGAGTGCTCCAGTGTACACCAGGAGTGCTCCTGTGCACACCAGGAGTGCACCAGTGTACACCAGGAGTGCTCCAGTGTACACCAGGAGTGCTCCAGTGTACACCAGGAGTGCTTCAGTGTACACCAGGAGTGCTCTAGTGTACACCAGGAGTGCTCCAATATACACCAGGAGTGCTCCAGTGTACACCAGGAGTGCACCAGTGTACACCAGGAGGGCACCAGTGTACACCTGGAGTGCTCTAGTGTACACCAGGAGTGCTCCAGTGTACACCTGGAGTGCTCCAGTGTACACCAGGAGTGCTTCAGTGTACACCTGGAGTGCTCTAGTGTACACCAGGAGTCTCCAGTGTACACCAGGAGTGCTCCAGTGTACACCAGGAGTGCTCCAGTGCACACTAGGAGTGCACCAGTGTACACCAGGAGTGCTCCAGTGTACACCAGGAGTGCTCCAGTGTACACCAGGAGTGCTCCAGTATACACCAGGAGTGCTCTAGTGTACGCCAGGAGTGCTCCAGTATACACCTGGAGTGCTCTAGTGTACACCAGGAGTGCTCCAGTGTACACCTGGAGTGCTCTAGTGTACACCAGGAGTGCTCCAGTGTACACCTGGAGTGCTCTAGTGTACACCAGGAGTGCTCCAGTGTACACCTGGAGTGCTCTAGTGTACACCAGGAGTGCTCCAATGTACACCTGGAGTGCTCTAGGGTACACCAGGAGGGCACCAGTGTACACCAGGAGTGCTCCAATGTACACCTGGAGTGCTCTAGTGTACACCAGGAGTGCTCCAATTTACACCTGGAGTGCTCTAGTGTACATCAGGAGGGCACCAGTGTACACCAGGAGTGCTCCAATGTACACCTGGAGTGCTCTAGTGTACACCTGGAGTGCACCAGTGTACACCAGGAGTGCACAACCGGTGCCGCCAGACGCTCTGAGGCAGACATGCTGGGCCAACcacgccgttgtcatggagacgGCGTGTGTGCGGGAGCGCGCGCGCGCCTCCTGCTCACTGAGGGGGTAATTCATTAAACTGAGCAAGGCCTCGGCGATAGGCCTAAGCTCCCGACATATTCAGGCTCAGACTCACTACCTAATAATAATATCAGCATCACTATATCTCGTATACTACCAAGAGTAGTTCATAATTGCAATGATTACGTCCAATGTTCTTATTAAGACTTTTGGTAAATCATGAACTGtcagggttttttttttttaattaactgGATCTACAAGAGAGACTGTTTGGTTGACTGGTTGTCTGAGGACGGAGACCAAGGGGGTGTGTCAGTAAGGGGAGAGGTGCTTTCCCTTCACCTCATCTTCGGCTATATATTGAATAGCAAAAAGGTGTTATGctattacgggatcaccatagcccgtgctacatggacacttcgttctgagtagctaaatctaaaacaacaacaacaaaagtgtTATgagatgaagcttactggagcatgaacagtgggtgctcaacattgcagacAAAATTCTATGCCCtgaatgttgttaaagattcgctacctggaacaagaagttctaagtagcacgggctatggtgagcccgtatctaTGCCCTGAAGAAGGCcataactatacaattgagaataatttacatgatgtcatcattcataccgactctaaatcttcgctccaggcattgttatccagtcaacacaagagataatatacaactcatcactgaaatccaacatataggaaaagaagcccataatctagggttgtcaatcaccctaaattggatactaaGTCATATTGGCATAGATGGAATTGAAAAGACAGACTCGCTAGCAAAAACtgacactgctctacctgttgtacaggttcaaatacctccaagtttttcacagattaaggagcaaatgaagaagaaaatactcccaactattaaaagtcgccacagaaccaaagtagcggaaggaagatccactgcgatatggtacgaacaagccactgggtactactctttcaagcctgacaaaaagagatccagagacattgcagtagccatacacagactcagacttggttacaagtgctgctgggaggtaataaacccaatagttaaagagtgtcatatctgtggaacaaaagcagaggcgccactattgcactacttactggaatgtgaagctactgaagccctgcgcatcaaactcaacattaatccaacgacagcagctgcattagatgcacattccacagcgactataatgattagaaaagccgttaaagaatgggactcactagtgaacattctgccccTACatacgccaccaagataatgttattaaaacaagactaaaacagaagcgaaaaagaaacagggaaaaaggaggaaaccccacctccattcaaaactttgacccaaatatcagagtaacaagtttatcgcgaataaccgaactcaattacgggctcaccaatgcccgtgctacatggacatttcgttctgagtacaacaataacaataacaacaggtgttatgagccaaagtagcggaaggaacaaatccacaagggccgtgacaaggattcgaacttgcgtccgagcatcccagacgctgccttaatcgacagagCTACGACattgtaaaagaattgcaaccgaaaaatcatcctgatttaccaacggttcctgcagtctctccgagacacaaaccagggattTATGCAATTCCCACATGCACCCGatctatgtcaataggctgttctacctcttcgcccttacttcattacacacagagatcacaatagcgtgatgcatcaaatgaacaaatccacaagggccatgacgagggttcgaacctacatccgagacgaTCCCAGAcgatgccttaatcgactgagctacgatataGTAAATGAATTGCACCCGGGGATTTATGGCAGGAGACCCTAAACTACAGTccggtgtccttaacttgtattccCTGCGAGGTGATGGAGAAGTCatgtctcacaggtttaatagaattctatgaccaagcaacaagcatttagcaaaaaagagaaggatgggcagagtgaattttcttggactgtcagaaagcttttgacaaagtCCCCAATAAGAGACTTGCATAATTTGGATAAACAAGCAGGAGTAAGTGGTAGGGTGCTCCAACGgagaagggagtacctaaacaacaggaagcagaggGCTACTATGAGGGGTAAGACCTAAGAATGGCGTAAtgttacagcccgtcctccaaacaaagacccaaaagtgattccatgcacccgccaaaccccctgtttatgaatgaaaaatgttggaaatttccaacaccaaatacaacactgttgtattctcattaattcttactaattctactaatcattgtagtaattaaaattaaccaagcgtagagttcacatgtactaatgattacatctgtacaataaggctagaattcttacgtcacccgacgccagtattgcgtcagattccattgtaataaacacatttatatccagtgtgtctgagaattgaatttgattctctataaacaacagtgttctgtgtgataattaattacagataaactgatctccaactaaagccaaataaagAGTTTATAGTTctaactgttatctagtaataaaattaacgtcacgcgtgaatgccctggagagactttaattcatctccattgttcgtttactatcataaaacgagcaaataataatatttaactcctctaaataataaacccgtccttatccgagcatttcaatcacaactgcgagaaatgaaatatccataataaataatttgtgtaacgaacacgggacgcggagcgggagaggagacgccattaccccagccaccagggtagacgccatcaagagctccagaagaaagtcgccactgtgaggtgtgaagaacctttgcagacattaactttgctggtgtcagtgtcactttacataACAAGTTGAatcgtcaagagatttaatttgacattcggccagaaccagttaaatttggttctatgtaataccacgtgaccggccagtgaagcgcgtcagtatctaggataggctggacACCACGTGTTCTTTATTAAGAAGccggagcctaggacgcgaacttcggcaagccttaacttacacagtgcccatattagctaagtacctttatccttatttgatgcatcatctagggggtgggtttatagctgggtagcttgtcgtgatgcCGTGCGACAATAacaaactacaggtcattatttactcttattattaatctcaatttcttgaacatagatatctagcagcttaatctgttgctactgaataccatttgatttacagcgtgtgtgaagaattctccgagctgtcatttcccatgttaatcaactcctagtgttccatgacgagtccaggagaatcagaggatgagtcgtaactaacttctcggaaatcgtcttcaagctaagactccttTCGTATTCCTttgatttctattatctgtattcctttacatgcagaactctgtttcattggattgacatgtgtttattataattattaatttttatgttcttgatctatgttctcattgatgataaagataatgactctataaatattcataggattagattattatacattggactggtgaacgaaccacactagttcctggacgtattgagttccagtaataaccccccaatgtaggtgtttgaggctttgattcagttaattatacagcccattaattatataagtgatcatattctctagtattttatccatagttactggttcatctaggaattttcaaatgatcatattttcttagtttccctctttactataaaagcgggtggtccttcgtaattgtttttcactacattaatatttaaatatatcgagtctagccccaaatgtcccacaaaaaacggtttacacacgactcacaactgatttagttcgaacacttccggaacaagtgcttcactgacgaaatttgttcgaaccacaacgctgtaaatgcttcacccacgtactacaaatacaaataatcgccaacagaacctaaacaccaaacctaacctaacatatgcctatatatatTTGAATGAATAAaacgttaaaatttatgaatgcgtctgtggggtctaccgctggatgtaatggacttgagtcgaggacgggttgcatgttaccagcggagtcccgcagggttctgtactcggaccaatcttgtttctgatatacgtgaatgatcttccacagggtatagactcattcctttcaatgtttactgatgatgctaaaattatgagaaggattaagacaaaggaggagAGCAAGAGGCTACAGAATGACCTGGACAgaatgaaggaatggtcaaacaaaaggctactagagtttaactcgagcaagtacAAAGTGATGGAGATAGGCATAGGgagtaggaggccaaacacaaggtaccagctgggagagaaAATTCTTCAACAGTCAGGAAGAAAGatttggggggttgatatcacaccagacctgtcccatgaagcccacatcaaaaggatgacATCAGCGGCGTTTGCAAGGCTgccaaacataagaactgccttcagaaactagtGTAAAAACTCATTCAGAACCTTGGATACCTCAAATGTCAcatcaatactggaatatgcggccccagcgtCGAGtcaacatctagtcaaacacaacacAAATTTAGAAcaggttcagagatatgccaacaGTAAAGTCCACAAGGTGCGGGGTATatgctacgaggaaaggttactCCACCAAAACCTCACGACACTttaagatagaagagttaggggagacacgaTCACTGCCTATAAAATTTTCAGAGGacgtgacagggtagataaactgtttagcacgggtggtacgcgaacaaggggacacaggtggaaactgagtacccatgagtacccacatgagccacagggacgttagaaagaactttttcagtatcagagtagttaacaggtggaatgcattaggcagtgatgtggtggaggctgactccatacacagtttcaaatgtagatatgatggagcccagtaggctcaggaatctgtacaccagttgattgacagttgagaggcgggccgaaagagacagagctcaacccgcgcaagcaacactaggtgaatacaactaggtgaatacacacacacacattaagtgCTGTTTATGGGCTTTATGTCTGGGGTGTTTGTGACACGGGTTTTGTTAGTGCATTGATGGTTTACGGCACCTGTGTGACACGTGAGTGAGTCCTGTAATTAGTGGGTGAGTGGCGCGTTGAGTATTGAGTCGTAGTGACCCTGGTTCATTCATCACCGGTCCATTCATCACCGGGTCATTCATCAGCGGTTTATTCATCCCATTATTAACTATGTCTTTGTGATCAATAATGGTTGTTCAACGTGAGTGTCTGTGTGATGGATGTCGTGGTGGCATGTGTGTGTTTCCCTCATGTTAACTTATGCAAACTAATTGAGTTTTGATTGTCTTAGTGACAAGTGTTAATTACACAGTTAATTGTTTTGATGATTGTTGTGTTATTCCATCATTGTTGATTACCACTACACATGTCGTGTGCAGTTGAGTCAAAGTGTTCACAATTGTTCACTTACTTGATTTGTTGTACTATTATATATGCCAGAGAGTTAGAGACTCAGGTCTCGTACTCACCACAGTGGTAGGTCGTACTCACCACAGTGGTAGGTCGTACTCACCACAGTGGTAGGTCGTACTCACCACAGTGGTAGGTCGTACTCACCACAGTGGTAGGTCGTACTCACCACAGTGGTAGGTCGTACTCACCATAGTGGTAGGTCGTACTCACCACAGTGGTAGGTCGTACTCACTACAGTGGTAGGTCGTACTCACCACAGTGGTAGGTCGTACTCACTACCGTGGTAGGTCGTACTCACTACAGTGGTAGGTCGTACTCACCACAGTGGTAGGTCGTACTCACCACAGTGGTAGGTCGTACTCACCATAGTGGTAGGTCGTACTCACCACAGTGGTAGGTCGTACTCACCACAGTGGTAGGTCGTACTCACTACAGTGGTAGGTCGTACTCACTACAGTGGTAGGTCGTACTCACCACAGTGGTAGGTCGTACTCACCATAGTGGTAGGTCGTACTCACCACAGTGGTAGGTCGTACTCACCATAGTGGTAGGTCGTACTCACCACAGTGGTAGGTCGTACTCACTACAGTGGTAGGTCGTACTCACCACAGTGGTAGGTCGTACTCACTACCGTGGTAGGTCGTACTCACTACAGTGGTAGGTCGTACTCACCACAGTGGTAGGTCGTACTCACCACAGTGGTAGGTCGTACTCACCATAGTGGTAGGTCGTACTCACCACAGTGGTAGGTCGTACTCACCACAGTGGTAGGTCGTACTCACTACAGTGGTAGGTCGTACTCACTACAGTGGTAGGTCGTACTCACCACAGTGGTAGGTCGTACTCACCATAGTGGTAGGTCGTACTCACCACAGTGGTAGGTCGTACTCACTACAGTGGTAGGTCGTACTCACTACAGTGGTAGGTCGTACTCACCACAGTGGTAGGTCGTACTCACTACAGTGGTAGGTCGTACTCACTACAGTGGTAGGTCGTACTCACCACAGTGGTAGGTCGTACTCACCATAGTGGTAGGTCGTACTCACCACAGTGGTAGGTCGTACTCACTACAGTGGTAGGTCGTACTCACTACAGTGGTAGGTCGTACTCACCACAGTGGTAGGTCGTACTCACTACAGTGGTAGGTCGTACTCACCACAGTGGTAGGTCGTACTCACCACAGTGGTAGGTCGTACTCACCATAGTGGTAGGTCGTACTCACCACAGTGGTAGGTCGTACTCACCACAGTGGTAGGTCGAACTCACCATAGTGGTAGGTCGTACTCACCACAGTGGTAGGTCGTACTCACTACAGTGGTAGGTCGTACTCACCACAGTGGTAGGTCGTACTCACTACAGTTGTAGGTCGTACTCACCACAGTGGTAGGTCGTACTCACCACAGTGGTAGGTCGTACTCACCACAGTGGTAGGTCGTACTCACCACAGTGGTAGGTCGTACTCACTACAGTGGTAGGTCGTACTCACCACAGTGGTAGGTCGTACTCACTACAGTGGTAGGTCGTACTCACCACAGTGGTAGGTCGTACTCACCACAGTGGTAGGTCGTACTCACCACAGTGGTAGGTCGTACTCACCATagattattttagaggaagaccaatcaactgGATGATTGTAATCCctaacatggcagaagagagcattgttagtgcctgcagacactaacaatgctctcttctgtcatgttagggattctaatcatcttaTTGATTGatcttcttctaaaataatctctcCTGCCTCTActttacacagacgccgtcttgtcgaatcagctctgatacccaacatgaacttaagtcctggctttgttgctgttaactcttccctttcacagttcaTACTCAAATGTTCCAAACTTTCTAAGAAACGTGAACTAATATAAGCCTactctttctttttttctttctcttgtttctcTCACGTTCCCTTTCTTACTTGTATTATTACACCCTttatattacaccttaccttccgtACCTTTTGTCTTGCTCTTATCTTCTtctaagatttccatctcctcacctctctcttgcctaactTAATGCCCGcgcctccctcgtctcatcacagtagacttgataatggtccaggacggaccgaaacgtcgtcgtctcttcaatttctagtgtgttgtttggtcaacatttttccacCCCTCCACCAGGAGGGTTGGAACAAGGTTGAGGGAGCCAGCAGGAGGGGTGGAACAAGGTTGAGGGAGCCAGCAGGAGGGGTGGAACAAGGTTGAGGGAGCCAGCAGGAGGGGTGGAACAAGGTTGAGGGAGCCAGCAGGAGGGGTGGAACAAGGTTGAGGGAGCCAGCAGGAGGGGTGGAACAAGGTGGAGGGAGCCAGCAGGAGGGGTGGAACAAGGTGGAGGGAGTCAGCAGGAGGGGTGGAACAAGGTGGAGGGAGCCAGCAGGAGGGGTGGAACAAGGTGGAGGGAGCCAGCAGGAGGGGTGGAACAAGGTGGAGGGAGCCAGCAGGAGGGGTGGAACAAGGTGGAGGGAGCCAGCAGGAGGGGTGGAACAAGGTTGAGGGAGCCAGCAGGAGGGGTGGAACAAGGTGGAGGGAGCCAGCAGGAGGGTTGGAACAAGGTGGAGGGAGCCAGCAGGAGGGGTGGAACAAGGTGGAGGGAGCCAGCAGGAGGGGTGGAACAAGGTGGAGGGAGCCAGCAGGAGGGGTGGAACAAGGTGGAGGGAGCCAGCAGGAGGGGTGGAACAAGGTTGAGGGAGCCAGCAGGAGGGGTGGAACAAGGTGGAGGGAGCCAGCAGGAGGGGTGGAACAAGGTGGAGGGAGTCAGCAGGAGGGGTGGAACAAGGTGGAGGGAGCCAGCAGGAGGGTTGGAACAAGGTGGAGGGAGTCAGCAGGAGGGGTGGAACAAGGTGGAGGGAGCCAGCAGGAGGGGTGGAACAAGGTGGAGGGAGCCAGCAGGAGGGGTGGAACAAGGTGGAGGGAGCCAGCAGGAGGGGTGGAACAAGGTTGAGGGAGCCAGCAGGAGGGGTGGAACAAGGTGGAGGGAGCCAGCAGGAGGGTTGGAACAAGGTGGAGGGAGCCAGCAGGAGGGGTGGAACAAGGTGGAGGGAGCCAGCAGGAGGGGTGGAACAAGGTGGAGGGAGCCAGCAGGAGGGGTGGAACAAGGTGGAGGGAGCCAGCAGGAGGGGTGGAACAAGGTTGAGGGAGCCAGCAGGAGGGGTGGAACAAGGTGGAGGGAGCCAGCAGGAGGGGTGGAACAAGGTGGAGGGAGCCAGCAGGAGGGGTAGAACAAGGTTGAGGGAGCCAGCAGGAGGGGTGGAACAAGGAGGAGGGAGCCAGCAGGAGGGGTGGAACAAGGTGGAGGGAGCCAGCAGGAGGGGTGGAACAAGGTGGAGGGAGCCAGCAGGAGGGGTGGAACAAGGTGGAGGGAGCCAGCAGGAGGGGTGGAACAAGGTGGAGGGAGCCAGCAGGAGGGGTGGAACAAGGAGGAGGGAGCCAGCAGGAGGGGTGGAACAAGGAGGAGGGAGCCAGCAGGAGGGGTGGAACAAGGTGGAGGGAGCCAGCAGGAGGGGTGGAACAAGGTGGAGGGAGCCAGCAGGAGGGGTGGAACAAGGTGGAGGGAGCCAGCAGGAGGGGTGGAACAAGGTTGAGGGAGCCAGCAGGAGGGGTGGAACAAGGTGGAGGGAGCCAGCAGGAGGGTTGGAACAAGGTGGAGGGAGCCAGCAGGAGGGGTGGAACAAGGTGGAGGGAGCCAGCAGGAGGGGGTGGAACAAGGTGGAGGGAGCCAGCAGGAGGGGTGGAACAAGGTGGAGGGAGCCAGCAGGAGGGGTGGAACAAGGTTGAGGGAGCCAGCAGGAGGGGTGGAACAAGGTGGAGGGAGCCAGCAGGAGGGGTGGAACAAGGTGGAGGGAGTCAGCAGGAGGGGTGGAACAAGGTGGAGGGAGCCAGCAGGAGGGCTGGAACAAGGTGGAGGGAGTCAGCAGGAGGGGTGGAACAAGGTGGAGGGAGCCAGCAGGAGGGGTGGAACAAGGTGGAGGGAGCCAGCAGGAGGGGTGGAACAAGGTGGAGGGAGCCAGCAGGAGGGGTGGAACAAGGTTGAGGGAGCCAGCAGGAGGGGTGGAACAAGGTGGAGGGAGCCAGCAGGAGGGTTGGAACAAGGTGGAGGGAGCCAGCAGGAGGGGTGGAACAAGGTGGAGGGAGCCAGCAGGAGGGGTGGAACAAGGTGGAGGGAGCCAGCAGGAGGGGTGGAACAAGGTTGAGGGAGCCAGCAGGAGGGGTGGAACAAGGTGGAGGGAGCCAGCAGGAGGGGTGGAACAAGGTGGAGGGAGCCAGCAGGAGGGGTAGAACAAGGTTGAGGGAGCCAGCAGGAGGGGTGGAACAAGGAGGAGGGAGCCAGCAGGAGGGGTGGAACAAGGTGGAGGGAGCCAGCAGGAGGGGTGGAACAAGGTGGAGGGAGCCAGCAGGAGGGGTGGAACAAGGTGGagggaggcagcaggaggggtGGAACAAGGTGGAGGGAGCCAGCAGGAGGGGTGGAACAAGGAGGAGGGAGCCAGCAGGAGGGGTGGAACAAGGAGGAGGGAGCCAGCAGGAGGGGTGGAACAAGGTGGAGGGAGCCAGCAGGAGGGGTAGAACAAGGTTGAGGGAGCCAGCAGGAGGGGTGGAACAAGGAGGAGGGAGCCAGCAGGAGGGGTGGAACAAGGTGGAGGGAGCCAGCAGGAGGGGTGGAACAAGGTGGAGGGAGCCAGCAGGAGGGGTGGAACAAGGTGGAGGGAGCCAGCAGGAGGGGTGGAACAAGGTGGAGGGAGCCAGCAGGAGGGGTGGAACAAGGAGGAGGGAGCCAGCAGGAGGGGTGGAACAAGGAGGAGGGAGCCAGCAGGAGGGGTGGAACAAGGTGGAGGGAGCCAGCAGTAGGTCACCAGGAGGGGTAGAACAACATGGCGGCCCCAGGGCCAAGCGCACTCCAGGAACCAACCCTCCCCCTGGTGCATTCTCACGCACTCTCCCGTTCACTCGTCCGGATCTCAAATCAACTTCACTCACTCACGCTCCTGCACTAAACTTATTTTCCCATCCATCTATTGTAACACTCATGGAGTCTCTAGTGTGGTCATGAGCGGGGCTCGCCCAGGCACTCACCCAGGCACTCACCCAGGCACTCACCCCCGCTACTCTACACGCTTCATAATGTCTCACAAATTGCTTTCAGCCAGAAATACGCCTGAATAAATGTGAGAAAATCCTGTTATTTGTGCGTGTGGAGACTTTTTTTCA
Proteins encoded in this window:
- the LOC138352493 gene encoding outer membrane protein A-like, which encodes MTSPSPRREYKLRTPDCSLGSPAINPRVQFIYYIVAQSIKASSGIVSDVYTGALLVYTRALQVYTGALLVYTGALLVYTGALLVYIGALLVYTRALLVYTEALLVYTGALLVYTGALLVYTGALLVCTGALLVYTGALLVYTGALLVYTAALLVFTGALLVYTRALLVYTGALLVYTAALQVYTEALQVYTGALQVYTGALQVYTGALQVYTGALQVYTGALQVYTEALLVYTGALLVYTEELLVYTEALLVYTGALLVYTGALQVYTGALLVCTGALLVYTGALLVYTGALLVYTGALLVYTAALLVYTGALLVCTGALQVYTGALLVYTGALLVYTGALQVYTGALLVYTRALQVYTGALLVHTGALQVYTRALQVYTGALLVYTRALLVYTGALLVNTGALLVYTGALLVYTGALQVYTRALQVYTGALLVNTAISPALKVDVSTEQYSRRNSTSDFNNISIMMLYWLRCALETLSRQTSLYPDPLHVAFLLWDGDDVPHDGDDDDVPQDGDGVPQDGDYDDVPQDGDGDVPQDGDDVPQDGDDVPQDSVDVPQDGDDVPQDSVDVPQDGDDVPQNGDDDDVPQDGDVPQDGDDVPQDGDDVPQDRDDVP